Sequence from the Salvia miltiorrhiza cultivar Shanhuang (shh) unplaced genomic scaffold, IMPLAD_Smil_shh original_scaffold_180_2, whole genome shotgun sequence genome:
CTGACGAACATTCTGGCGTCGAAGGTGTATGACGTGGCGTATGAGTCGCCGTTGCAGCTGGCGGCGAAGCTGTCAGAGAGGTGGGGAGCGAATGTCTGGCTTAAGAGAGAGGATCTACAGCCTGTATGTATTTTTATCAGTTTGAGTATTCCTGTATGTTTGTAAATTTTTTGCATGCTTCTGTCTGATCGTGTTTGATTGTATATGGATTTAATCAAATTTTGGTATTTCAGTGGTTTGGAAGGgttgtcaaattttaaatttcatattaaTTCATTCTTCTATTATGATTAGTTTGACGCAAGATTTGCAACTGACGACAGTCAAGTGCAAGCTTGATTGCTTAgttatattttttacttttgtcTTTTAGGAAGTCTAGACTTCGTCAAtgattaatttttcttttcctaAGGGAAAGCCTAAGGGTTTTGGAAGTGAAACGTTTACACCTGCATATGATCTGAAATGCAGGTTTTCTCGTTCAAGCTTCGAGGTGCTTATAATATGATGGCTAAACTTCCAAAGGAGCAGCTTCAAAAAGGGGTGATCTGTTCCTCAGCAGGAAATCATGCTCAAGGTGTAGCTTTATCTGCACAGAGATTGGGATGCAAAGCTGTGATTGTGATGCCTGTAACTACTCCGGAGATTAAGGTTATTCATTGTTTATTTATGTCCACATTTTGCTCAGTATCCGAAATAGGCAATATCACCATTTCTGAAGCCATTTTTCTGTACTGGTAGTGGAGATCCGTTGAAAGACTTGGGGCTACTGTTGTACTCATAGGTGACTCGTATGATGAAGCTCAGTCTCATGCCAAAAAGAGAGCAGAAGAGGAGGGCCTCTCATTTATACCTCCTTTTGATCACTCTGATGTAATCATAGGGCAGGGAACAGTTGGAATGGAGATTGTGAAGCAGATGACAGGCCCAATAGAAGCTATCTTTGTGCCTGTTGGTGGTGGAGGGCTCATAGCTGGCATTGCTGCCTATGTGAAAAGGGTCCGTCCGGAGGTGAAAATTATTGGCGTGGAACCATTTGATGCAAATGCGATGGCATTATCACTTCACCATGACCGACGAGTAATGCTGGACCAAGTGGGAGGCTTTGCTGACGGAGTAGCAGTAAAAGTGGTTGGTGAAGAGACTTTCCGCTTATGCAGGGAACTGATCGATGGTGTAGTTCTTGTTGGCCGTGATGCAATTTGTGCCTCAATTAAGGTTAGCCATTTATTGGGTTTTTATTATCCTACTATTCAAAGCTTCTTGAAATATGCTATTGTTGTCTGTTGACTACATTATTTTTCAGAATACATAATGCGTTGAGTATCTTAGTTGAGACATATAGCATGGTATCTTGTCTTTTGTGGTCCCTTAAGCCAAAGTATCTAGAGCAATTATAAAGCTATCTGGATGAGATTTTGGAATGTAGGGCATTGGGATATGTTTATATGTTTTCACCTAGTTTTATGGTGTCAGTCCCATTTTCTGGTTTTCTACTTATTTAACTTACTTTTTATTGTTTTTGGCTGCTTGGAGTACCTTTTTTATTTCTCAGATCAGTGTGAGAAGAAGATTTTCACTGTTTATGTTCACGAGTGTTAACATggtttattttctattttcacGTAGTTGCTCTTGCtgttaaattataaatttagcTTTATAGCTCCCCCAAACACCCCGCGCGTgcgaaaaaaaaggaaaaaaaaaaaagctttaaTCGATCGTATGTTGGGAGAGATAGTTGTCTGTTCTGGCAACCCCAACTCTTGAATGGTGTAGAATGTGCTTTTCGAATTCATTGTAGGTTGTGGATGAATCATAATTGTATTCATTTATATATCCGATTATTTATAACAATAAAGTGTTATATTTGGATGTCTGTCTCCTCCTGTTTAAGTCACCACTTGATGCATTGCTAAGATGAGCTTCTAGGAATGTTGCATGAAGGCAGCATTCCGGCAGAGCTTTTGCTGGTGGGACatcataatttatttgtatTACCCTGCAAGATTCCTCAGATAAAATTACTTCACATCTCCTATACCAATTGAATTGGCTAAAGCTTTTGATCTTTTAAACGGGATTCATGACCTTCATAAACTTGAAATATGTTTATATGTAAACACTGATTGTACATGCTACTCTTACTGCCTCCAACTCAATTGGTCATTTATCAATCAACTAGGTTGGTTGTTTATCTGTACTTGGAAATGCTATGGCCTCAAAGTCTGAACATAAtgcttatttttacaaatgggATTTCCTGCAGGATATGTTTGAGGAGAAAAGGAGCATTTTAGAACCAGCAGGTGCTCTTGCCTTAGCTGGAGCTGAAGCTTACTGCAAGTACTATGGACTGAAGGATGCAAATGTAGTAGCAATCACCAGTGGAGCTAACATGAACTTTGATAGATTAAGATTGGTAACTGAACTTGCAGATGTAGGTAGACGGCGGGAAGCTGTACTTGCAACTTACATGACAGAGGAGCCAGGAAGCTTTAAAGAATTCTGCGAGCTAgtgagtttttattttattcaactTTTCTCCTCATTATTCAAGGATgcaattcaaattcaaataatttgtaCTGATCGCTTGCAGGTCGGACCTATGAATATTACTGAATTCAAATACAGATATAATTCAGATAAAGGACAAGCTTTAGTACTATACAGGCaagatatatgttttatatTCTTCTGCTCATTTCGACAAGCTATAAGTTTTGTTTATTTGCCTACAGTTTTACAATCATGAAGTCATAAGATACTTAATTTAcctattcttttcttttaacaGTGTTGGCCTTCATACTGACTTAGAACTTCAAGCAATGGTCCATAGAATGGAATCTGCTCAACTGCAAACCATAAATCTTACAGAGAATGACTTGGTCAAGGATCATTTGAGACATTTggtatgtatttctttgattattattttgttgTGGAAATGATCCTCAAAAGCTAGCTTGCTGAACCTTGATAAGTTGATATGTGATTTACAATGAGCTAGACCCCGCTTCTGTTCTATTCATGAATTATGAGTTACAATATGATTGCATATTTGTAAAAAACGGTGAGGGATGTCAGTAGATTGCACCCATATATTAACATTATCTTCATAAAGCTCAAAGCTTTCAAGACTTTCTTAATGTCTTCTGTTAATTTCAGACTTTGATAATTCCCTTTCTATATTCATTGTCCATTAAGTCTGGCCCTGTCTGCACAGCTTTGCTCTGTAATTGACTCAAATGGATATTCTTGTTTTAGTCAGCTTAATGAGAAGTTGACGAATTCATGAGCATAGAATCAGTCTGCTCATTTGACAAAAAACTTGTGGTAGGTCAACACATGATATCTAATCTAACCATTAGATTTGGCAACTTTTTATTATACAACAAATAAATACTGTACTCGTTTTAATTATAGTCGTATTTGGTTACTGACATGTGCTTAAAGAAATAGATGCCTACCACATCTTTTTGAGGATGGGTTGGTGGAAGATGTTTCCTGTTTGGAGAAAGGTGACGATTTCTTCTGACAATTGCCTGGAACTCTCGTACCACGTATGTAGTTAACATCCTGGCACTGTGTGTCTAGGATGTGCAAAACTTTTGGTAAAATGTCATGGGTATCCTAGTCGAGCAACTTTCTGAAAATTGGAATTGTACGATCTGATAGGGCATATCATCTATTAATTCAAATTGctgagaaaatgaatttatcgACTGGGTGTTGTTGATTTCAATGTTTCTCATTGAGTCATTTCAGTTAGTGAGCAGCATCACAGCAGTATTATTGAGTAATTAAAGACAAGGTGGACTGCCAATACAGTAAAGTGGAAAACGTTACCATCACACAAACCCTACATTGCAGGGATATTTTCTTTCATGTTCTCTTGTGGATAACTTTGAGCTCAAATTGATGATCTTATAAATTGCTTGAAGTTCTACCAATGACAGATTCTCGCATCAGTGTGCATATAAATACCCGTCTTAAAGAAAAAGTGagcattaaattttaaaaaaattgagttCGAGTTCAAAGCGTTGATAGTTATGTGAAAGAACTCTAGATGAATTGATAAGTTCTTGATCTAATTTGTTTAGTGCATATTTCAGGCCGTCTTTAGACACGTGGTTGTACCATCTTTACTTATTCACTAGTTAAATTATGCCTTTTCCTATCTAATTTTATCTGTAAGATAAGAGTAACATGCGAGAATGAGGTTGTAATGGCAACTGTTGATGATAATGTTATTTCCTCAAATGTTTGTAACTCCTGACTTCATCCAGCCCTTCAATTTGGAGTTCCTGGGTGTTTTAGCTATTCAGCTGAAGTTTGGATGAGAGAATTAGTCTCTGTAGAATTATTTCAGCGCATTAAGAAAACATGGATAAATGCACCAATGCAGCTGGTACAGCCGTACAGGAGAGCTTGCCCTTCCTTGTTGTTCCATATTGAACTGAACTGTGTCCTACACTTGTGACCCAAGCGTATACCATGTACAAGTAAACTAGATATGAAGATGACAAGCCCTGTTTATGTCATAACTATATAATTGGTAGTAAAGAATCAGCACATGGAAGAGAAGTGATTGTTGATTGATTATTGCAATTGTACTTCATTAAGAGCATTCTGAACCTCCAGTAAATGGAGACACTTGATGTCTTATGGCATCTCATATTGCTGCTCAGTAATAGAT
This genomic interval carries:
- the LOC131003236 gene encoding threonine dehydratase 1 biosynthetic, chloroplastic-like, with the translated sequence MEVLRSATARSLIPHSKFSPNPDVRTSSNRLACSRRKPLIRATLSKQGSEILPSAPRAPPPAAPPPPPVSEPLLRVSPASLQCESGCLLPNENMGNGAGREGTLSAMEYLTNILASKVYDVAYESPLQLAAKLSERWGANVWLKREDLQPVFSFKLRGAYNMMAKLPKEQLQKGVICSSAGNHAQGVALSAQRLGCKAVIVMPVTTPEIKWRSVERLGATVVLIGDSYDEAQSHAKKRAEEEGLSFIPPFDHSDVIIGQGTVGMEIVKQMTGPIEAIFVPVGGGGLIAGIAAYVKRVRPEVKIIGVEPFDANAMALSLHHDRRVMLDQVGGFADGVAVKVVGEETFRLCRELIDGVVLVGRDAICASIKDMFEEKRSILEPAGALALAGAEAYCKYYGLKDANVVAITSGANMNFDRLRLVTELADVGRRREAVLATYMTEEPGSFKEFCELVGPMNITEFKYRYNSDKGQALVLYSVGLHTDLELQAMVHRMESAQLQTINLTENDLVKDHLRHLMGGRSNVKDELLCRFIFPERPGALMKFLDTLSPRWNISLFHYRGQGETGANVLVGIQVAETDMEEFRHRANSLGYEYELETANEAFQLLMR